Proteins encoded together in one Branchiostoma floridae strain S238N-H82 chromosome 18, Bfl_VNyyK, whole genome shotgun sequence window:
- the LOC118405631 gene encoding uncharacterized protein LOC118405631 produces MQPVRSFAVFIVCVLSVTQAQFQVQTTCSTNVDCLIRGCCRVDGTVVFHWASDFAVTGQCGLYLQEGEECRTGVPFQSVYDCQCADGLLCFPNPGGYAVGTCRTRQYVDDHGGMGFLDMFDGK; encoded by the exons ATGCAACCAGTGAGGAGTTTTGCAGTCTTCATTGTCTGTGTCCTGTCAGTGACACAGGCACAGTTTCAG GTTCAGACAACATGCTCGACAAACGTTGACTGCCTCATCAGGGGATGCTGCCGTGTGGATGGAACGGTCGTCTTCCATTGGGCAAGTGATTTTG CCGTTACGGGCCAGTGTGGCTTGTACCTACAGGAGGGGGAGGAGTGCCGGACAGGGGTACCCTTCCAGTCGGTGTACGATTGTCAGTGCGCCGACGGGCTGCTGTGCTTCCCAAACCCAGGTGGCTACGCGGTGGGGACCTGTCGTACACGGCAGTATGTGGACGATCACGGCGGTATGGGCTTTCTGGACATGTTTGACgggaaataa